A region from the Osmia bicornis bicornis unplaced genomic scaffold, iOsmBic2.1, whole genome shotgun sequence genome encodes:
- the LOC114882218 gene encoding uncharacterized protein LOC114882218 has product MAPPILRKLTVVQYSRLAEIELTSTRLREKERSSFNRNIIASRIESLQEIWRDVRSAHAEISIRDDVGVDAYMTDNVIQRLQTAYEDTLDFLLTVQAELQAADQSTLPTGPPIASSSITPEPRAAKLPKLELPTFSGEYEDWENFCDLFTTLVHDAPGLADASKLQYLKNCLKGTAAELVKDVTTTNANYTTTWQALKARFHNPRMVVNNHLKRLMDLPYLKKESAIELRSFADEAQRIVRALTNLQMPVSHWDVWFVYLLAARLDPESQKAWETELSERDRRVVLDNVAELDNFKST; this is encoded by the coding sequence ATGGCTCCTCCAATATTGAGGAAACTCACGGTGGTGCAATACTCGCGATTGGCGGAAATCGAGTTGACGAGTACTCGATTAAGAGAGAAGGAGCGCAGCTCGTTTAATCGGAATATCATAGCTTCGCGAATTGAGTCTCTTCAAGAAATTTGGAGGGATGTGCGTAGTGCGCATGCCGAAATTTCAATTCGTGACGATGTTGGGGTTGACGCGTATATGACGGATAACGTGATTCAGCGATTACAAACGGCGTACGAGGATACGCTTGATTTCTTGCTAACAGTACAAGCGGAACTACAGGCTGCGGATCAGTCTACTTTACCGACTGGACCACCGATAGCCAGTTCTTCGATAACACCCGAGCCTCGTGCAGCTAAGCTTCCGAAGTTAGAATTACCTACGTTTTCCGGCGAATACGAGGATTGGGAAAACTTTTGTGACTTATTTACCACGCTGGTTCACGATGCACCCGGTCTTGCTGACGCGTCTAAGTTGCAatacttgaaaaattgtttaaaggGTACTGCGGCGGAGTTAGTCAAGGATGTCACGACTACAAATGCGAATTATACGACGACGTGGCAGGCTCTTAAGGCGCGTTTTCATAATCCGCGAATGGTTGTGAATAACCATTTAAAGAGGCTCATGGATTTGCCATATTTAAAGAAAGAGTCCGCGATAGAGTTACGTTCGTTTGCTGACGAAGCTCAGCGCATAGTTCGGGCGTTAACGAATTTACAAATGCCAGTGAGTCATTGGGATGTATGGTTCGTTTATTTATTGGCGGCTCGTTTGGACCCCGAATCCCAAAAGGCGTGGGAGACGGAATTGAGTGAGAGGGATCGTCGCGTCGTATTAGACAATGTTGCGGAGTTAGACAATTTTAAATCCACTTGA